One part of the Odontesthes bonariensis isolate fOdoBon6 chromosome 13, fOdoBon6.hap1, whole genome shotgun sequence genome encodes these proteins:
- the b4galt7 gene encoding beta-1,4-galactosyltransferase 7 isoform X1 — MMYSSRRKPVLYFKEERRNEISKVPHQQEKFLTGKCTIYKLFGLCMVLVLVSLLWLQLSCSGDLSSGTHEDRRAPRQPPPPPCPADHQASAADDPSWGPHKLALVVPFRERFEELLVFVPYMHTFLNKKKIRHKILIINQVDHYRFNRASLINVGHMESGNDTDYLAMHDVDLLPQNEALDYGFPEDGPFHVASPELHPLYHYKTYVGGILLLTKKHYYMCNGMSNRFWGWGREDDEFYRRLRKAELQLFRPNGITTGYKTFIHIHDPAWRKRDQKRVASQKQEQFKVDPEGGLTNLRYQVDSRQELTISGAPCTIINTKLECDQSLTPWCLLG, encoded by the exons ATGATGTATTCATCGAGAAGAAAACCAGTCCTCTACTTCAAAGAGGAGAGAAG AAATGAGATCTCTAAAGTTCCCCATCAACAGGAGAA GTTCCTGACGGGGAAGTGTACGATCTACAAGCTGTTCGGCCTCTGCATGGTTCTGGTGCTCGTCTCGCTGCTCTGGCTGCAGCTCAGCTGCTCGGGTGATTTGTCCTCCGGTACTCACGAAGACCGGCGTGCCCCGCGgcagccgccgccgccgccctgCCCGGCAGACCACCAGGCATCCGCGGCGGACGACCCCTCCTGGGGTCCTCACAAACTGGCCCTCGTGGTGCCCTTCAGAGAGCGCTTCGAGGAGCTGCTGGTGTTCGTTCCCTACATGCACACGTTCCTCAACAAGAAGAAGATTCGCCACAAGATCCTCATCATCAACCAGGTGGATCACTACAG ATTCAATCGAGCGTCCCTGATCAACGTGGGCCACATGGAGAGCGGGAACGACACCGACTACCTGGCCATGCACGACGTGGACCTGCTGCCCCAGAACGAGGCTCTGGACTACGGCTTCCCCGAGGACGGGCCCTTCCACGTGGCGTCGCCGGAGCTGCACCCGCTTTATCATTACAAGACCTACGTGGGAGGAATCCTGCTGCTCACCAAGAAGCATTACTACATG TGTAACGGGATGTCGAACCGGTTCTGGGGCTGGGGCAGAGAGGACGACGAGTTCTACAGACGGCTGAGAAAAGCTGAGTTACAG CTCTTCCGACCAAACGGCATCACGACGGGATATAAAACCTTCATCCACATCCACGACCCGGCTTGGAGGAAGAGGGACCAGAAGCGGGTCGCATCTCAGAAGCAG GAGCAGTTTAAGGTGGACCCTGAGGGGGGGCTGACGAACCTCCGGTACCAGGTGGACTCCCGGCAGGAGCTGACCATCAGCGGCGCTCCCTGCACCATCATCAACACCAAACTGGAGTGCGACCAGAGTCTGACGCCCTGGTGCCTCCTGGGTTAG
- the b4galt7 gene encoding beta-1,4-galactosyltransferase 7 isoform X2, with protein sequence MMYSSRRKPVLYFKEERRFLTGKCTIYKLFGLCMVLVLVSLLWLQLSCSGDLSSGTHEDRRAPRQPPPPPCPADHQASAADDPSWGPHKLALVVPFRERFEELLVFVPYMHTFLNKKKIRHKILIINQVDHYRFNRASLINVGHMESGNDTDYLAMHDVDLLPQNEALDYGFPEDGPFHVASPELHPLYHYKTYVGGILLLTKKHYYMCNGMSNRFWGWGREDDEFYRRLRKAELQLFRPNGITTGYKTFIHIHDPAWRKRDQKRVASQKQEQFKVDPEGGLTNLRYQVDSRQELTISGAPCTIINTKLECDQSLTPWCLLG encoded by the exons ATGATGTATTCATCGAGAAGAAAACCAGTCCTCTACTTCAAAGAGGAGAGAAG GTTCCTGACGGGGAAGTGTACGATCTACAAGCTGTTCGGCCTCTGCATGGTTCTGGTGCTCGTCTCGCTGCTCTGGCTGCAGCTCAGCTGCTCGGGTGATTTGTCCTCCGGTACTCACGAAGACCGGCGTGCCCCGCGgcagccgccgccgccgccctgCCCGGCAGACCACCAGGCATCCGCGGCGGACGACCCCTCCTGGGGTCCTCACAAACTGGCCCTCGTGGTGCCCTTCAGAGAGCGCTTCGAGGAGCTGCTGGTGTTCGTTCCCTACATGCACACGTTCCTCAACAAGAAGAAGATTCGCCACAAGATCCTCATCATCAACCAGGTGGATCACTACAG ATTCAATCGAGCGTCCCTGATCAACGTGGGCCACATGGAGAGCGGGAACGACACCGACTACCTGGCCATGCACGACGTGGACCTGCTGCCCCAGAACGAGGCTCTGGACTACGGCTTCCCCGAGGACGGGCCCTTCCACGTGGCGTCGCCGGAGCTGCACCCGCTTTATCATTACAAGACCTACGTGGGAGGAATCCTGCTGCTCACCAAGAAGCATTACTACATG TGTAACGGGATGTCGAACCGGTTCTGGGGCTGGGGCAGAGAGGACGACGAGTTCTACAGACGGCTGAGAAAAGCTGAGTTACAG CTCTTCCGACCAAACGGCATCACGACGGGATATAAAACCTTCATCCACATCCACGACCCGGCTTGGAGGAAGAGGGACCAGAAGCGGGTCGCATCTCAGAAGCAG GAGCAGTTTAAGGTGGACCCTGAGGGGGGGCTGACGAACCTCCGGTACCAGGTGGACTCCCGGCAGGAGCTGACCATCAGCGGCGCTCCCTGCACCATCATCAACACCAAACTGGAGTGCGACCAGAGTCTGACGCCCTGGTGCCTCCTGGGTTAG